GTGCAATACAGACTTAAAGGAAATGTCTCACCCAAAattgtatctgccagttaaaaccagatagcaacacatcattttttttttttatctggtttTATTTCCTGACTGTAGATATATATTATTTCCTGAATCTTATTGtggaggcggccatcttgcccgAGCTGTTCTTAAGTGTgtacaaagcattaaaaaaaattgctttccggcagccccatggtccatagacacagtggtcaggaggggggtcctcattgacttctatggcagaGTTTTGTAGGCCTGCTGTGACCTGtgacgtcttggctatgttaaagataattcaaactgatccgttctgaacggatgcagacagttgcaccaaacgtgagtgtaaaagtagacttaactgcagtaaagtgatctgtacaaaccaaaagtggcacctattattagacatagtggccagtgcgaaaactgcaggatttttggctttatggaaaatttaaaaaatccaaaattatttaaaaatatgttaaatataaaaaattgattttaaaCGGCAGGTCATTTTCTCATGACACCTCCCTTCAAGTCTAGAAACAAAATACATACTAGGCAAAAACACAAAATCTAATGAACCAGTTGAGTGGACAGCATGTGTATACAGATATCTGTCTATGGTATAAATGTATTACTTTATATTGTTTTACTTTTCTCTATAGGCGATCTTCTGATGAAGAGGATGGATCAGAAAGTGAAGACATCGAAGCCACTCGGTAATTTCGACTACAGGACCCTGTGAAGATGTTAGGCGCACTGACAGTGCATGTTCTCTTTATTTCAGGTCCAGCTCTCCTGTATCGCTGCGGAGGACGCTGGCTGAGGCTGGCATCTACAGAAAACATGACCTGGGATGTCCATTGCTGGAAAGCTTTAAGCACTACCTGAAGCTTCACTACACCCTGCCGACCATCAAGCAGATAGTAAGTAGGATTTTCATCCTGACTCTTCCTCACACGTTCAGTCCCTCCACTGACATTAGTGTGTTTACTTTTAGATGGAAAACGTGGCCAGATATCTCTACTTCGTTAACCCTCATGAGATCACTTTAGAATTTATTAGCCACCCGGAGAAAACCAAAGCGTTCATCCAAACCTTCTTTGATTCGAAAACATCAGAGGGAACGGTGAAACTCTATGTTTCACACATTGGCCTTTTTGTTAAGTTTGTCCTCTCAGAACAATTCCCCAATGCCATAGAGGAGATAACAAAGCAGGACGCCAAGATCTTTCTGGCTAGGCTTAAAAAAATGACTGGGGAGACTAACCCGAAGAGAAGGAAAAAGCAAAAGCAAAAGAAGGGGTAAGTACTACTTGGTGTTGGTGTAAGGGAGTTGGAGGGATGGTGGAGGCAGTTTCTCTTTACTGGATAAATGATGATGGGGGTTGCAGTACAAATACCATCAGTAGACACAGTTCTCAGGTATTTCTatctatcagattggaacagtttcattggagtccaggagaaatgggactacttaaaagtggcactattgaaggcaacagaaaattgcattaggcttgtcagtaaaagcaaaaaaaggaagagaccactgtggtactcagcagaagtggccaaaatcattaaaaacaaaaagatagcatttaggaattataaaaaaaaaacgaggatgacaggcaaatttataagattaggcagaaagaggccaaacaagttataagagcttctaaagcacaggcagaagagaaattagctcattcAGGGAAAAAAgccgataaggcattcttcagatacataaatgaaaaaggaaactaaagcaaggaattacaaaattaaaaacaaaaggaaggaaggtatatggaagaagataaagaactagctgactgcctcaatgaatacttctgttcagtttttacaaaggaaaatgaaggaaaaggacctcagttaggaaagaagactaatgaatcttttgatgcaagTGTCTTTACaggggaagaggttctaagtcggctgtctaaaattaatgcaaataagtcacaggggcctgatgggatacacccaaagctattaaaagagcttagagctttccagaagattggaaattagcaaatgttgtggccattcacaagaaaggtagtagggaggaatcgggcaactataggccagtaagcctgacatcaatagtggggaaattaatggaaaccatacttaaggagaggattgtggaacatctaaaatcccatggattgaaagatgaaaaacagcatgggtttacttcagggagatcatgtcaaactaatcttattgaatttttttgattgggtgactaaaataatagatggcggaggtgcagtagacaacgcttatctggactttagtaaggcttttgatactgtcccacatagaaggcttatcaataaattgcagtctttgggcttggactcccatattgttgaatggattaggcagtggctgagggacaggcaacagagggttgtagtcaatggagtatattcagaccaaggtcttgttaccagtggggtacctcagggatctgttctgggacccatattgtttaatatctttatcagcgaaattgcagaaggcctcgatggtaaggtgtgtctttttgctgatgacacaaagatttgtaacagggttgatgttcctggagggatacaccaaatggaaaaggatttaggaaaactagagaaatggtcaaaaatctggcaactaaaatttaatgttgataagtgcaagataatgcacctggggcgtaaaaacccaagagcagaatatacaatcagtgatacagtcctaacctcggtatctgaggaaagggatttaggggtcatatttcagaagacttaaaggtaggcagacaatgtcatagagcagcaggaaatgctagcagattGCTTGGGTGTatgagaggcattaccagtagacagagggaggcgctcatgccgctctacagagcactagtgagacctcatctggagtattgtgctcagtactggagaccatatctccagaaggatattgatactttggagagagttcagagaagagctactaaactggtacatggattgcaggataaaacttaccaggaaagattaaaggaccttaacatgtatagcttggaagaaagacgagacagaggggagatgagagagactgctaaatacataaagggaatcaacaaggtaaaagaggagagaatattttaaagaagaaaaactgctacaagaggacatcgttttaaattagagaggcaaaggtttaaaagtaatataaggaagtattactttactgagagagtagtggatgcatggaatagccttcctgcagaagtggtagctgcaaatacagtggaggaggttaagcatgcatgggataggcataaggccatccttcatataagatagggccaggggctatccatagtattcagtatattgggcagactagatgggccaaatggttcttatctgccgacacgttctatgtttctatttcagAGTAGGCTTAGGTGAGTAGGAGGTGGCTGTAATGATGCTCCCCCCTTAGTCTCTTTTTATAAGTATTAGCAATCTTACAAAATTGGCCATAGGCATACAGTCACTGGCAGTATACTTTCTGCAGTGGCCAGCCTGGGAGATTCAGTACTAGACTCATAAGTGTGGCGTCCATCACATATGCAGTAAAGTCTTTTGCCATAAACATGTTTCAGTCCACCCTGACCTTTTTGGTCCTCAACCATCTGTAAATGTTCAGTGCTTTCTTCCCTCAGGGAATAATCCTTAGCAAAGTCGCTTTCTGACCATTTTCTAATATGTTTGtagtaacgctcgttagcgatcatctgacagtgtaatactgccgccgattacctgaTGTACGAGCAAACTCTTGTTCATCTGGCAACCCAATCTTTTGACAGGTTTAAAAATTGTTTGCAGAcggcagattgtggtgtctaaacACCATCTGctaccggcaaacaatgatttgccatcgctcctccctgtactgaggaggagatcgctgcatgtaatggcagtggtctcctccagtagcgagcaggcgattgctggtaAGAAACACTTCTTTCCCGACAATCTCTGGCAGAATCCGGCTGTCTAAtagctgagggaaggggggcagcCTGTCTCCCAGCAACTACACTAATTTCCTACTCCTATATGAACCATAGCATTAACCCTGTTAGCAGTGTTCCAGCGGGTCACTACACAGTCATAGAattgtctttttttcccccctcttttcTCTATCGTTTATAGGGTTTTGCTTTCCCCCAAGGATTGTCGTAAGGTGCTAACAGTGGCAAAACCCCATGTGCTAAAAATCTTCAAACGGGCTGATTCAGGTGTACTACTGGATGACGGAGAAAAAGTGCTTGCAGGTCTTTACCTTGGGGCCTTGCTCAGCTTAAAGCACCTCTGTAAGCCAGCTGTTGTCCAAAACCTGACGGTAAGGTTCTTCTTACTATTCTATCTCCTGTTGTGCTTTATCTAAGGTTCTTTTTCTGTTCCTTCTCTTACAGGTAAAAGAATGGCTTCAGAGAAAGAACTGCAACCAGTTTGAAGACACAACAGTGACAATTATAACAATGCCAAAAACCATCATTGTGCTACCACAAGAGGAAGAGCTAGTAAGTGTTAAAAACCCAAAACACCGTAGAGTCATTGCACCCGATGTTCTCCATATGGTTTCCATTGACAAgcaaatccttaaagggaacccgatttgatacatatgtaaattaacctgagatgagtcagagcttgaaaatatgactcttctctggtcacacaagtaagatatgactcttttatgttaatttgcatatgtatcaaatcgtttttttttttacacaataaaagcacacagagctatggggactgggtattgcagatgtgctagcggccatctagtaacccatgtcctcagctctgtaccccaaatcccggtgacaggttccctttaacactttGTTCATTTCTTACAGCTTTTCAGCATTTACTTCAGATGCATCAGGCACACAATGCTGGATAAGGCTTCAAATGAAGTTCTCCAATTTTTTGTATCGACCAAAGGAAAACCTATAAAGAATCCCAGCAAGAACCTTCAGAGGCTCCAAGTAAAGTAAGTGACCAGTAGGAATAACAATAACATATTTTCTATAGTTTGCTTCTTATGTACCAGTGCTACCAACTGCATATTCTTAGGTTTCAGCTGCCCTCAGTCTCAATGCAACAGGCTGAAGATTCTACCAAGAGGTGGGCACATCTGAATCTCCCCGAGGAACGTAGAGATGTCCTCAATTCCTACATACACTTTGGCGAACAGAAAGAGGAGGTCAACAAAACCAAGTTAATCGAGGCCATGTTCATTTTACACCGCTTGGATGATGACAATCAAAGCGAGACCTCGAGGTGGGAGATGGTTTTATCCACATTCAGCCACATGGCCAATTACATTCTAGATATCTAgcgcagggctcgacaaatcccaggtcgccatggcgaccaggaatttagtcctggcgcttgggtatttgtcagccCGTTTTCAAAGGTGCCGGGCGATGGGTGCGGAGCGGAGATGAGCGGAGAGCTGTGTGACGGTGCCTTAGGCTCCCTATACCCGGCTGCTCTTTGGACACGCTCCTCGCCCATGGCTGAGCGTACGCCGCGGAAGTCCACTGTGACAGACGTGGCGGCGCTCGATTCGCGCTGGTGGTGGCCCCGGGGTGTGATGAGGAGAAGCTCCGTCCTGCCCCCAGCGGGCTCGGGCCGCCCATCTGCTCTATAAGCGGAATGCAGAGTCTGGCCTGGCAGCACGTTAAGCGGCTGCTGTGTCTGATGGGCCGGAGGCCTGACCTGCTGTGCGGGGCCATAGTGCTGACCTGCGCCCTCCTCGTGGCTCTCGGGTTCATCTGCAGGTAACTACACGCCTCCAGTGCAAattactactactctcatccAAGTGAGGCAGGAGCCTGAGGTGTCAGCACATGTACACTGTATGCCATagtcctatatactgtacatatatcatggtcctgtatactgcatataccatacagcacatgtacactgcatatgtaacatggtatacagcacatgtacactgcaaatgtaacatggtatacagcattattggggggctctatggagaggtggggggggggcactatgggggcatctactgggggctttatgatgcggctccgcctggctcctaacttttttagctggctcctagtttctaaggaaatttgtcaagccctgatcTAGCGGTTCATTCAGTTCTCTGGAAAACAAATAATCTTGCTCACTTTATTTTCACAGAAAGAGGAAGAGGACAGAAGATGAATCCGAGGAAGGTAGTGATGCTGAAGATCTGGTTGCCATGAAGGAGAAGTGCTTTAAAAGGTTAATTGAGAGGCACCCCGTTATACCTCAAAAGCACCTTCCGTCTCTAGACACCTGTAAACAGGTCAGCGAGCGCTATGCTCAGTACTGCCAAGATAAATGGAGGCGCATGCAGTGCAAGATTCGTATAGAGGATGTCATCAGTAAGTTTTTGGATTTCTGCTTTTTAACAGATGGCATTGCATTTTTGGGCCGGTATTTTCTATTCATTATGTCGCTGCGATTTAGGACAAGTCCCAAACTAGGGGACTACACTTGCTTGTCTGTGGGATTCAAATTGGTTAATAAGTTTTCCCCGGGTGCCAGGAGATGCGGTCGACCTAAGAATCAAACAGCCAGACACAGGTAGCTGGTTAAACGATTCTCTGCCGGGCAGCGTCCAACGAGTCAATTTTTTGTAGATGTACATGGTGGATCtagcctcctcccccccccccccccttagccaTGAATTATAATATGTCCAATCACAAGCATTtatcaaagcaaccaatcagaaacaTGATGGTATGAAAAATGACACATAGACACACACAGGCATTactcatatacaggtgaaactcgaaaaattagaatatcgtgtaaagttcatttattttaggaattcaacttaaaaggtgaaactaacatatgagagagactcattacatgcaaagcgggatctttcaagcctttatttgttataatttggatgattatgtcttacagtttatgaaaccccaaagtcacaatctcaggtaccctttgctcagggggtatggattaattagccgactagagtgcgacactttgagccgagaatattgaaccttttcacaaaattctaattttaagctgcattaatgcaattccttttaatttgcattactgaaataaatggacttttgcacgatattctaatttttcgggtttcacctgtatatcatgGACATGAGTCATCTATCTGCAAAAGTCCcccctgtgtgtatgtatatatatatatatatatatatatatatatatatatatatatatatatatatatatataatctcacaTTCTGCCAAGCAGTTTCCTATTTGTGGTATCCGTCCAGCTTCCTTTAACGAATCAATGGTGACTCATATTTCTTAATCATAGATTTTTGGCATAAAAATCAGAAAATGAAGACTTAGGTACATATAAGCACCATTAATGTTTATTGGCCACTTAATTTCTTTCCCAattatttaaactttttatttttttatttattttttatataatttcttGTAGAACACTTCAGGAAGTGTCCAAATAAGAAACAGGTTTTGGCCTACGTGAAGCAACAGGGTTGGACCTCCAATATTCCAAAAACCAGTGATGTTCTGGAGGCTTGGAGACCCCACAAAACCCGACGGAAGGAAGAAAACTTGCAAAACTTTGAAAGCAAGGTGGAGTCTCAAGAATGGACAGGGCTTGCCATGGTTGAAGAAGAA
This is a stretch of genomic DNA from Bufo gargarizans isolate SCDJY-AF-19 chromosome 3, ASM1485885v1, whole genome shotgun sequence. It encodes these proteins:
- the LOC122932613 gene encoding uncharacterized protein LOC122932613 isoform X2, with the translated sequence MMVISTNDPPRMEKDRNHVATTILDLTLEIFSLITGEDYTVVKKSSAKCVRPRTSRGRSRAQSLITEPPPHSLIHEQKILELTNRITDLLSGEVPIRCQDVAVYFSMEEWEYLEGHKDLYKDLMMENHQPLTSPDESSQRNPPERCPEEEQNNSLDHQDITMENHQSLTSPDRSSQKNPPERCPSPLCPQDCSEEEQNVPLDHQDIMMENHQPLTSPDGSSQRNSPDRCSSPLCPQDCPDEEQNNSLDHQSLTSPDGSSQRRYPSRLYSQDCPGEKQNVPPGHPLKMASKGDFTRLVCKFCRRLQGKLSVHLRRVCLKTASEAEISQCVTEAKKNLHKIKASFSIVSYEELNFQKSSFSDPQLFFADFLQRRGSLIVDRPADRRSSDEEDGSESEDIEATRSSSPVSLRRTLAEAGIYRKHDLGCPLLESFKHYLKLHYTLPTIKQIMENVARYLYFVNPHEITLEFISHPEKTKAFIQTFFDSKTSEGTVKLYVSHIGLFVKFVLSEQFPNAIEEITKQDAKIFLARLKKMTGETNPKRRKKQKQKKGVLLSPKDCRKVLTVAKPHVLKIFKRADSGVLLDDGEKVLAGLYLGALLSLKHLCKPAVVQNLTVKEWLQRKNCNQFEDTTVTIITMPKTIIVLPQEEELLFSIYFRCIRHTMLDKASNEVLQFFVSTKGKPIKNPSKNLQRLQVKFQLPSVSMQQAEDSTKRWAHLNLPEERRDVLNSYIHFGEQKEEVNKTKLIEAMFILHRLDDDNQSETSRKRKRTEDESEEGSDAEDLVAMKEKCFKRLIERHPVIPQKHLPSLDTCKQVSERYAQYCQDKWRRMQCKIRIEDVIKHFRKCPNKKQVLAYVKQQGWTSNIPKTSDVLEAWRPHKTRRKEENLQNFESKVESQEWTGLAMVEEETKGGYSIKTTQAFKKGDVVCDYHGVLMDVQKTLKDDEGCLFFSVKGKKMCLNATKAPCGCHPHMPSTFGRLVKHSCKKDNLKAVLEYVQDGKVPVILFEAVKDLSPGTELFFNYRM